From a region of the Pectobacterium aquaticum genome:
- a CDS encoding D-threonate 4-phosphate dehydrogenase yields MSKIIAVTMGDPAGIGPEIIIKSLAEGELSGASAVVVGCVQTMRRILALNIVPAVELKIIDKPADAVFAPGVINMIDEPLEDPQALKPGVVQSQAGDLAYRCIKKATELAMAGEVHAIATAPLNKEALHSAGHLYPGHTELLAKLTNSRDYAMVLYTDKLKVIHVSTHIALRKFLDTLNRDRVETVIEMADVFLKRVGFTHPRIAVAGVNPHAGENGLFGDEEITIVSPSVEAMKAKGIDVYGPCPPDTVYLQAYEGQYDMVVAMYHDQGHIPLKLLGFYDGVNITAGLPFIRTSADHGTAFDIAWTGKAKSESMAISIQLAMQLA; encoded by the coding sequence GTGAGTAAAATTATTGCGGTAACGATGGGTGATCCGGCAGGGATTGGACCGGAAATTATTATCAAATCGCTGGCCGAAGGCGAGCTTTCCGGCGCGTCCGCCGTGGTGGTGGGCTGCGTACAGACGATGCGACGTATTCTGGCGCTGAATATCGTGCCAGCCGTAGAGCTGAAAATTATTGATAAACCAGCTGACGCGGTCTTCGCGCCGGGCGTCATCAACATGATTGATGAGCCGTTGGAAGATCCTCAGGCGCTGAAGCCTGGCGTTGTTCAGTCGCAGGCGGGCGATTTGGCTTACCGCTGCATCAAGAAAGCGACCGAGCTGGCGATGGCGGGTGAAGTCCATGCGATTGCCACCGCGCCGCTGAATAAAGAAGCGCTGCACTCGGCGGGCCATCTCTATCCGGGCCACACTGAACTGCTGGCGAAGCTGACCAACAGCCGCGACTATGCCATGGTGCTGTATACCGATAAGTTGAAGGTGATCCATGTTTCAACGCACATCGCGCTGCGTAAGTTCCTGGATACGCTGAACCGCGATCGCGTGGAAACGGTGATCGAGATGGCGGATGTCTTCCTCAAGCGCGTTGGTTTTACTCACCCGCGTATCGCTGTTGCCGGGGTTAACCCGCATGCGGGCGAGAATGGCCTGTTTGGTGATGAAGAGATCACCATCGTGTCGCCATCGGTTGAAGCCATGAAGGCCAAAGGCATTGATGTCTATGGCCCGTGCCCGCCGGATACCGTCTATTTGCAGGCGTATGAAGGCCAGTACGACATGGTAGTGGCGATGTATCACGATCAGGGCCACATTCCGCTTAAGCTGCTGGGCTTCTATGATGGGGTAAATATCACTGCCGGATTGCCGTTCATCCGCACCTCTGCTGACCACGGTACGGCGTTTGATATTGCCTGGACAGGGAAAGCGAAGTCAGAAAGTATGGCGATTTCTATCCAGCTCGCCATGCAACTGGCCTGA
- the dtnK gene encoding D-threonate kinase — translation MSNVQQSAEQVLVVADDFTGANDAGVGLAQHGARVSVVFDVNKLHADLLGDAVVINTDSRAARDDVASQRTAEAVTAWQAAGGQGWIIKKIDSTLRGNLGAEVAAALSAADVPVALIAAASPTLGRVTRKGEVWVNGRLLTDTEFASDPKTPVASASIAARLAEQTALAVAEIHLDDVRQDNLADRLQQLAGCGVRLIILDTDEQDDLTHIVHAARTLPFRPLLVGSAGLSEALANTQNFTRKTERPLLAVVGSMSDIAQKQIAAVRLRSDVTLVEIDINALFSPNSSTVMASQCQDAVKALMNGNHCIIRTCHNENQRFEIDARCRELGLSRQQLGETISHYLGELTRNIVQALDSLTADRANRRLPSGLYLSGGDIAIAVATALGATGFQIKGQIASCVPWGYLLNSVVGTTPVMTKAGGFGNETTLLDVLRFIEEKVSE, via the coding sequence ATGTCAAACGTGCAGCAATCAGCAGAACAGGTATTAGTAGTCGCTGATGACTTTACGGGTGCCAATGATGCGGGCGTCGGTCTGGCGCAGCATGGCGCGCGGGTTAGCGTCGTATTTGACGTTAATAAACTGCATGCGGATTTACTGGGTGATGCGGTGGTGATCAACACCGATAGCCGTGCGGCGCGTGACGACGTGGCGTCTCAACGTACCGCAGAAGCGGTTACTGCCTGGCAGGCAGCCGGCGGACAAGGCTGGATTATTAAGAAGATTGACTCGACGCTACGTGGGAATCTGGGGGCGGAAGTGGCCGCCGCGCTCTCTGCGGCAGACGTGCCTGTCGCGCTGATTGCTGCGGCTTCGCCGACGCTGGGGCGCGTGACCCGCAAAGGTGAAGTCTGGGTGAATGGTCGCCTGCTTACCGATACGGAATTTGCCAGCGACCCAAAAACACCGGTGGCTTCGGCTTCTATCGCTGCCCGTCTGGCAGAGCAAACCGCTTTAGCCGTGGCGGAAATACATCTTGATGACGTCCGCCAGGACAATTTAGCCGACCGTTTGCAGCAACTGGCGGGCTGTGGCGTACGTCTGATTATTCTTGATACCGACGAGCAGGACGATCTGACGCATATCGTTCACGCCGCCAGAACGTTGCCATTTCGTCCCTTGCTAGTTGGCTCAGCAGGCCTGAGCGAAGCGCTGGCGAATACGCAGAATTTTACGCGTAAGACCGAAAGGCCGCTGCTGGCTGTCGTCGGGTCGATGAGCGATATTGCTCAAAAACAGATTGCGGCCGTCAGACTGCGCAGCGATGTCACGCTGGTTGAGATTGATATCAACGCACTCTTTTCACCCAACTCGTCCACCGTCATGGCATCTCAGTGTCAGGACGCGGTGAAGGCGCTGATGAACGGTAATCACTGCATTATTCGTACCTGTCATAACGAAAATCAGCGCTTCGAGATTGACGCGCGCTGTCGGGAGCTTGGGCTTAGCCGACAGCAGCTTGGCGAAACGATCAGCCACTATCTGGGGGAACTTACGCGCAATATTGTTCAGGCGCTAGACAGCCTGACGGCGGACAGAGCTAACCGGCGTCTGCCGAGCGGACTGTATTTATCCGGTGGTGACATTGCGATTGCCGTGGCAACCGCACTGGGCGCGACCGGCTTTCAGATTAAGGGGCAAATCGCATCCTGTGTGCCCTGGGGATACCTGCTGAACAGCGTTGTCGGCACGACCCCTGTGATGACTAAAGCGGGGGGTTTTGGCAACGAAACTACTTTGCTCGACGTTTTACGTTTTATTGAGGAGAAGGTCAGTGAGTAA
- a CDS encoding iron-containing alcohol dehydrogenase, which yields MNINSTILSGYRVLQDISHLLAGKQHVLFVTDKNIIGLPDVQALIAQVKQAVPQVLLVDNVPAEPSQHDVAQILSQLNQIQTDLVIGVGGGSVLDVAKLLSVLCAGDDAVTLDSLLAGEQPTRRTTSLLIPTTAGTGSEATPNAILAIPEKETKVGIITPVMLPDYVALVPELTISMPSHIAASTGIDALCHLIECFTSTIANPVSDNYALIGLKKLFANLETSVREPSNMEAKLNMLWASYYGGAAIAHSGTHLVHAMSYPLGGKYHIPHGVANAILLAPCMRFVQDAAQDKFAQAYDLLPDADLTLSTAEKAQALVAYFSELVKRLNLPNTLQQLGVEKDHLPYLVDAALQVQRLMKNVPTQVSADDVREVYLTLF from the coding sequence ATGAACATCAATAGCACTATCCTCAGCGGTTACCGGGTACTTCAGGACATTAGTCACCTGTTGGCAGGGAAACAGCACGTTTTATTTGTCACCGACAAAAACATCATCGGGCTGCCTGACGTTCAGGCGCTGATCGCACAAGTTAAGCAAGCCGTTCCGCAGGTTCTGTTGGTTGATAATGTTCCTGCCGAGCCAAGCCAGCACGACGTCGCCCAGATACTGAGCCAGCTCAATCAAATCCAAACCGATCTGGTCATCGGCGTAGGCGGCGGCAGCGTACTGGATGTTGCCAAACTGCTTTCCGTGCTGTGCGCGGGCGATGACGCCGTCACGCTGGATAGCCTGTTGGCAGGAGAGCAACCGACTCGCCGCACGACATCCCTGCTTATCCCGACCACCGCAGGAACTGGCTCAGAAGCCACGCCGAATGCCATTCTGGCGATCCCGGAAAAAGAGACCAAAGTCGGCATTATTACGCCAGTGATGCTGCCGGATTACGTTGCGCTGGTACCGGAGCTGACCATCAGCATGCCGTCGCATATCGCCGCTTCAACCGGTATCGATGCACTCTGCCACCTAATTGAGTGTTTCACCTCAACGATTGCCAACCCAGTCAGCGACAACTACGCGCTGATTGGACTGAAAAAGCTGTTTGCCAACCTCGAAACCTCCGTGCGCGAGCCGAGCAATATGGAAGCCAAGCTGAACATGCTGTGGGCGTCCTATTACGGTGGTGCTGCCATTGCCCACTCCGGTACGCATCTGGTTCACGCCATGTCTTACCCGCTGGGCGGCAAGTACCACATCCCGCACGGCGTGGCGAACGCCATCCTGCTCGCCCCTTGCATGCGTTTCGTGCAGGACGCCGCACAGGACAAATTCGCACAGGCGTATGACCTGCTGCCGGATGCCGATCTGACGCTCAGTACGGCGGAAAAAGCGCAGGCGCTGGTGGCCTACTTCAGCGAATTGGTTAAACGACTCAATCTGCCTAACACCTTACAGCAGCTCGGTGTGGAAAAAGACCACCTGCCGTACCTGGTTGATGCCGCGTTACAGGTTCAGCGCCTGATGAAAAACGTGCCGACGCAGGTCAGCGCCGACGATGTCCGTGAGGTTTATCTGACTCTGTTTTAA
- a CDS encoding dihydrodipicolinate synthase family protein translates to MSKNITGVLTAIVTPFDNQGEFNPAAMRLQVQRQMRYGNGIFCNGTNGEFFVLHTDEKVAVTETCVDEVAGKVPVVGHIGEISTRETIKLGKRIAALGVDAVSVITPYFIPLKQEELIAHYTAVADALTVPVFLYNIPVRTGNTLAPETVRTLADHPNIIGIKDSAGSYESLSGYVQAVKGVQGFNVLNGPDSLIHQGFVDGCSACISGLANVAPEPISQIWHRFNAGDIEGSRQAQEQVAELRKTLYAIAFSPAVVKKALAIMGEDVGVSRYPIQFSAQDEDNIRNILNQFSQ, encoded by the coding sequence ATGAGTAAAAATATTACCGGCGTCCTGACCGCCATCGTCACGCCGTTTGATAACCAGGGCGAATTTAACCCCGCAGCCATGCGCCTTCAGGTTCAGCGCCAGATGCGCTATGGCAACGGTATTTTCTGTAATGGCACCAACGGTGAGTTTTTCGTACTGCACACCGATGAGAAAGTCGCCGTTACTGAAACCTGCGTTGATGAAGTTGCCGGAAAAGTGCCGGTTGTCGGCCACATCGGCGAAATCTCCACGCGGGAAACCATCAAGCTCGGCAAGCGCATCGCCGCGCTGGGTGTCGATGCCGTTTCGGTCATCACTCCCTATTTCATCCCACTCAAACAGGAAGAACTGATCGCCCACTACACCGCCGTCGCCGATGCGCTGACTGTGCCGGTGTTTCTCTACAATATTCCTGTACGCACGGGGAATACGCTGGCACCGGAAACCGTCCGCACGCTGGCGGATCACCCGAACATCATCGGCATTAAAGACAGCGCAGGCAGTTATGAAAGCCTGAGCGGTTATGTGCAAGCGGTGAAAGGCGTACAGGGTTTTAACGTACTGAATGGCCCAGACTCGCTCATTCACCAGGGCTTTGTTGACGGCTGCTCCGCCTGTATTTCCGGGCTGGCTAACGTGGCACCGGAACCGATCAGCCAGATCTGGCACCGCTTCAACGCGGGCGACATTGAAGGCTCTCGTCAGGCACAAGAACAGGTTGCCGAATTGCGTAAGACACTGTACGCCATCGCGTTCTCACCCGCCGTGGTGAAAAAAGCGCTGGCAATCATGGGTGAAGATGTCGGCGTCAGCCGCTATCCCATCCAGTTTTCCGCACAGGATGAAGACAACATCCGCAACATCCTTAATCAATTCTCGCAGTAA
- a CDS encoding sodium:solute symporter family protein: protein MNHFDFTDTLIIIGMIVFYIAFTSWLTLKLRSKSNAEFMEGSRALPAFIVGVLLMTEFIGAKSTVGTAQSAFENGIAASWSVIGAAIGFLLFGMILVKKIYNTGKLTISGAIAEKYGTSTKNIISIIMIYALLLVNVGNYVSGAAAISTVLKISLPVAALITAIVSTFYFYFGGLKGVAYVTLIHSAIKYIGVMIILYVALKMTGGITPMIEKMPDYYWTWDGNIGASTIFAWLIGTIGSIFCTQFVIQAISSTSSAKSAKRATWVAFFFCMPIAIAIAVIGVAAKFAHPEIKSLYAMPIFLQDMNPWVAGLVTTSLVASIFISVSTVALAIASLIVKDFYVPYYNPTPEKEMKMTRVFSLIIGFLPLVFVLLVPEVLKLSFFTRAIRLSISVVAIIAFYLPFFNSTRGANASLISACVVTSVWYILGNPYGIDNMYVALATPAIVMLIDRMIPNKANKANKIKTSPTENKSGA from the coding sequence ATGAACCATTTTGACTTCACCGATACCCTCATCATCATTGGGATGATAGTGTTTTATATCGCGTTTACCTCTTGGTTAACGCTCAAACTACGCAGTAAATCAAACGCTGAGTTCATGGAAGGGTCGCGTGCGCTACCGGCATTTATCGTCGGTGTTTTGCTGATGACCGAATTCATCGGCGCCAAATCGACGGTCGGTACGGCACAGTCTGCCTTTGAGAACGGCATCGCCGCCTCCTGGTCGGTGATTGGTGCCGCGATCGGCTTTCTTTTGTTCGGTATGATTCTGGTTAAGAAAATCTATAACACCGGCAAATTGACTATTTCTGGTGCTATCGCCGAGAAATACGGTACGAGTACCAAAAATATCATTTCGATCATCATGATCTACGCTCTGCTGTTGGTAAACGTGGGCAACTACGTCAGCGGTGCAGCCGCAATCTCTACGGTGTTGAAGATTTCTCTGCCCGTCGCCGCACTGATCACCGCGATTGTGAGTACCTTCTATTTCTACTTTGGTGGTTTAAAAGGCGTGGCTTACGTCACCCTGATTCACAGTGCCATCAAATACATTGGTGTGATGATCATCCTGTACGTAGCATTGAAAATGACCGGCGGCATCACCCCGATGATCGAAAAAATGCCGGATTACTACTGGACATGGGATGGTAACATCGGGGCCAGCACTATCTTCGCTTGGCTGATTGGCACCATCGGTTCCATCTTCTGTACCCAGTTCGTGATTCAGGCCATCTCTTCAACCAGCAGTGCAAAATCAGCCAAACGCGCTACCTGGGTTGCTTTCTTTTTCTGTATGCCTATCGCAATTGCTATTGCGGTCATCGGTGTTGCAGCGAAGTTTGCTCACCCAGAAATCAAAAGCCTCTACGCTATGCCGATTTTTCTACAAGATATGAATCCATGGGTTGCCGGTCTGGTTACGACGTCACTGGTTGCGTCGATATTTATCAGTGTGAGTACCGTCGCACTGGCGATTGCTTCACTGATTGTTAAAGACTTTTATGTTCCGTATTACAACCCAACGCCAGAAAAAGAGATGAAGATGACGCGCGTATTCTCGCTCATCATCGGATTCCTGCCGCTGGTCTTTGTTTTATTGGTGCCTGAAGTTCTCAAGCTGTCATTCTTTACCCGTGCCATCCGCCTTTCTATCTCGGTAGTCGCCATCATTGCCTTCTATTTACCGTTCTTTAACAGCACCCGCGGCGCCAACGCCAGCCTGATATCAGCCTGTGTCGTCACCTCCGTCTGGTACATTCTCGGCAACCCGTACGGCATCGATAACATGTACGTCGCGTTGGCCACGCCAGCGATAGTCATGCTGATCGATCGTATGATTCCGAACAAAGCAAACAAAGCGAACAAAATCAAAACCTCTCCAACTGAAAATAAATCGGGAGCCTGA
- a CDS encoding sialidase family protein produces the protein MSSETITVERSGKVHHAEGDAARLDAYIPSECPQNHAANLLHLPNGDVLCVWFGGTQEGIADISIYMSRLVKGSDSWSNAVKLSEDATRSEQNPVLFLAPDNVLWLLYTAQKSGNQDTAIVRYRQSTDLGATWGEIGTLLDQPGTFIRQPITVLANGDWLLPVFYCRVQPGEKWVGNDDDSAVKISSDQGKTWQEYPVPNSTGCVHMNITPLKDGTLLALYRSRWADFIYQSRSTDGGKTWSDPVATELPNNNSSIQVTTLENGHLALVFNHMSAADATERRLSLYDEIEDEEDKASDAKMPEVQAGGRSAFWGAPRAPMTLAISEDGGKSWPWQRNIEVGDGYCMTNNSTEKLNREFSYPSVKQAQDGKLHVAFTYFRQAIKHVVVSEEWVKAG, from the coding sequence ATGAGTAGCGAAACCATTACTGTGGAACGTAGCGGAAAAGTTCATCACGCAGAAGGCGATGCCGCGCGTCTGGATGCCTACATTCCATCGGAATGCCCGCAGAATCATGCGGCCAACCTGCTCCATCTGCCGAACGGCGATGTACTGTGCGTCTGGTTTGGCGGCACACAAGAAGGGATTGCGGATATCTCTATCTACATGTCACGTCTGGTGAAAGGCAGCGATAGCTGGAGTAACGCCGTTAAGCTGTCTGAAGATGCTACGCGCTCCGAGCAGAACCCAGTTCTGTTCCTCGCGCCGGACAACGTGCTGTGGCTGCTGTACACCGCGCAGAAATCCGGTAATCAGGACACCGCGATTGTGCGCTACCGTCAGTCTACGGATTTAGGTGCCACCTGGGGCGAGATCGGCACGCTACTCGATCAGCCGGGTACCTTCATCCGCCAGCCCATCACCGTGTTGGCAAACGGCGACTGGCTGCTGCCGGTGTTCTACTGCCGCGTTCAGCCAGGTGAGAAATGGGTCGGCAACGATGACGACAGCGCCGTGAAAATTTCCAGCGATCAGGGGAAAACCTGGCAGGAATACCCAGTGCCAAACAGCACAGGCTGCGTGCATATGAACATCACCCCGCTGAAGGACGGTACGCTGCTGGCGCTGTACCGCAGCCGTTGGGCGGACTTCATCTACCAAAGCCGTTCAACGGACGGTGGTAAAACCTGGTCAGATCCCGTGGCAACCGAGTTGCCGAATAACAACTCGTCCATTCAGGTGACGACGCTGGAGAATGGCCATCTGGCGCTGGTGTTCAACCATATGAGCGCCGCCGATGCCACCGAACGCCGTCTGTCGCTGTACGATGAAATCGAGGACGAAGAAGACAAAGCCAGCGATGCCAAAATGCCGGAAGTGCAAGCCGGTGGTCGTAGCGCCTTCTGGGGTGCCCCGCGCGCGCCGATGACGCTCGCCATTTCGGAAGACGGCGGTAAAAGCTGGCCGTGGCAGCGTAATATCGAAGTGGGCGACGGTTATTGCATGACCAATAACTCCACGGAGAAGCTGAACCGCGAGTTCTCTTACCCCAGCGTTAAACAAGCGCAGGACGGTAAGCTGCACGTCGCGTTCACTTACTTCCGACAGGCGATCAAGCACGTCGTGGTGAGCGAGGAGTGGGTTAAAGCAGGTTAA
- a CDS encoding YhcH/YjgK/YiaL family protein, which yields MIAGNLNTLKLATLPDALWTILSAPGMSLAELNALPEGRYQPEGAEWFYNIGTVNTAPRATRHTEFHSNYLDIQLILEGEEIIGYGLNDVHGQPATERKPDLYILDNPQVPHQIHLRAGDFVTFYPGEAHQALCAINDSPAPVKKAVFKIPVTLLQ from the coding sequence ATGATTGCAGGAAACCTCAACACCCTCAAACTCGCCACCTTACCCGATGCGCTGTGGACCATTCTGTCCGCGCCGGGCATGTCGTTGGCTGAACTGAATGCGCTACCTGAAGGCCGCTATCAGCCGGAAGGGGCCGAATGGTTCTACAACATCGGCACCGTGAACACCGCACCGCGCGCTACTCGACATACTGAATTTCACAGTAACTACCTCGATATCCAACTGATTCTGGAAGGCGAGGAAATTATCGGTTACGGTCTGAATGATGTGCATGGTCAGCCCGCGACTGAACGTAAGCCGGATCTCTATATTCTGGATAATCCTCAGGTGCCACATCAGATCCACCTGCGGGCAGGCGACTTCGTCACCTTCTATCCAGGTGAAGCTCATCAGGCACTGTGTGCGATTAACGACAGTCCAGCACCGGTCAAAAAAGCCGTGTTTAAAATCCCCGTTACGTTGTTGCAATAA
- a CDS encoding SDR family NAD(P)-dependent oxidoreductase: protein MSATAPKHALITGSSSGIGAAITQKLLAEGWRVTGLSRKPGDYSHPNFTHRAVDIMDTPALTAILDEIAQVDAVIHAAGIMKSAPLGQLSLEDGETLWRLHINAAQVLADRLVDKLPQGGRIVLLGSRTSSGSAGRSQYVTTKSAMIGMARSWAAELAPRGITVNIVAPGATETPMLTMPGRQSSPPKLPPIGRFIQPQEVADLVGYLLSPSAAAITGQQLVICGGASL from the coding sequence ATGTCAGCGACAGCCCCTAAACACGCCCTGATTACCGGTAGCAGCTCAGGGATCGGTGCCGCCATCACACAAAAATTACTGGCGGAAGGCTGGCGGGTAACCGGCCTGTCACGCAAGCCGGGTGACTACTCACATCCAAATTTTACCCACCGCGCGGTGGATATCATGGATACGCCCGCGCTGACGGCCATTCTGGACGAGATAGCGCAGGTTGATGCCGTCATCCATGCCGCTGGCATTATGAAATCAGCCCCACTCGGTCAGCTTTCGCTGGAAGACGGTGAAACGCTGTGGCGATTGCATATCAACGCGGCACAGGTACTGGCCGATCGTCTGGTCGATAAGCTGCCGCAAGGTGGAAGAATTGTGCTACTGGGCAGCCGCACATCCAGCGGTTCAGCAGGACGCAGCCAGTACGTCACGACAAAATCCGCGATGATCGGCATGGCAAGAAGCTGGGCAGCAGAACTGGCTCCACGCGGCATAACGGTAAACATCGTCGCGCCGGGCGCAACGGAAACACCGATGCTGACCATGCCGGGTCGCCAAAGCTCTCCGCCGAAGCTGCCGCCAATTGGGCGCTTCATCCAGCCACAGGAAGTGGCCGATCTGGTGGGTTACCTGCTTTCTCCGTCTGCCGCAGCCATTACCGGCCAGCAGTTGGTGATCTGCGGCGGTGCCTCGCTGTAA
- a CDS encoding LacI family DNA-binding transcriptional regulator — protein sequence MRKRRSTGKVTLQDVADYAGVGTMTVSRVMRKPDLVSEKLRSKVELAARALGYEPNQEASQLTESTNRVTLQDIANHAGVGAMTVSRALREPGLVSDATQKKINDAIKTLGYVPNQAAGALASAYQPAIAVLYPFQQDRASVRFVQALQQAVGKHNVPLIMGCHEYRQHTEAGMVEKLLQQRPAALVLFSAQLSQRTRDIIQASNVITVNVSGADALSANINIDIALAEAAEQLTMSLLEKGYRHVAYIGAHTDNRLQKQQLNGWNKAMLVHYHNADLKITIPEAPSLQFGRYAMTELLQNQPELDAIICSHEEIALGALFECQRRLMKVPYDLAIACLDGSEQCEHTFPALTAMRLDYEKLGAEVGRLVLAMMDNDEHPPVVEKVKFIFEPRASS from the coding sequence ACTACGCGGGCGTAGGGACGATGACGGTATCGCGCGTGATGCGTAAACCCGATCTGGTCTCTGAAAAGTTACGCAGCAAAGTGGAACTGGCCGCCAGAGCATTAGGCTATGAACCCAATCAAGAGGCCAGCCAGCTTACCGAGAGCACGAATCGCGTGACGCTACAGGACATCGCGAACCATGCCGGTGTTGGCGCCATGACGGTGTCCCGCGCGTTGCGGGAGCCCGGACTGGTTTCTGATGCCACGCAGAAGAAAATCAATGACGCGATAAAAACGCTGGGCTATGTACCGAATCAGGCCGCAGGCGCACTGGCATCAGCCTATCAGCCTGCTATCGCGGTGCTTTATCCTTTTCAGCAAGATCGCGCCAGCGTGCGTTTTGTGCAGGCGCTGCAACAGGCGGTGGGCAAACATAACGTTCCGTTAATCATGGGCTGCCATGAATATCGCCAGCATACCGAAGCGGGAATGGTCGAAAAACTCCTGCAGCAGCGGCCAGCGGCGCTGGTGTTATTCAGCGCACAACTCTCACAGCGAACCCGAGACATCATCCAGGCCAGTAACGTCATTACGGTGAACGTTTCCGGTGCTGATGCACTGAGTGCGAATATCAATATTGATATCGCCCTTGCCGAAGCGGCGGAACAACTGACGATGTCGCTGCTGGAAAAGGGGTATCGTCACGTGGCCTATATTGGCGCTCATACGGATAACCGTTTGCAAAAACAGCAGTTGAACGGCTGGAATAAAGCCATGCTGGTGCACTATCACAATGCGGATTTGAAAATTACGATCCCGGAAGCACCCAGCCTGCAATTTGGTCGTTACGCCATGACGGAACTGCTACAAAACCAGCCGGAGCTGGATGCGATTATCTGTAGCCATGAGGAAATTGCGCTGGGCGCGCTCTTTGAATGCCAGCGCCGACTGATGAAAGTCCCTTACGATCTGGCGATTGCCTGTCTCGATGGTTCCGAACAATGCGAACACACGTTCCCCGCGCTGACCGCGATGCGGCTTGACTATGAAAAGCTGGGTGCGGAGGTCGGGCGTCTGGTACTCGCTATGATGGACAACGACGAGCATCCACCGGTAGTGGAAAAAGTGAAGTTTATCTTTGAGCCCCGCGCCAGCAGCTAA